In Porphyrobacter sp. LM 6, one DNA window encodes the following:
- a CDS encoding class II 3-deoxy-7-phosphoheptulonate synthase: MAETWTPESWKAFEARHLPHYEDAAELADAEKTLSSYPPLVFAGEARALKADLADVANGHGFLLQGGDCAESFAEFHPNNIRDTFRVILQMAVVMTFASKRPVVKVGRMAGQFAKPRSSPTETIGDVTLPSYLGDNINGIEFDPVSRRNDPARMVRAYSQAAATLNLLRAFAGGGYANLRQVHQWTLDFMGRTPWAEKFSEMADRIGEALDFMEACGVDPGTVPQLKGTSFYTSHESLLLPYEQAMTRRDSLTGDWYATSAHMLWIGDRTRFLGSAHIEFARGIGNPLGMKCGPSLEPDALLRLLDDLNPNREAGRITLISRYGHDKVEDGLPKLVRAVQREGHPVVWSCDPMHGNVVKSDTGFKTRPFDRILREVKGFFAVHRAEGSHPGGIHIEMTGQDVTECVGGAVAITEERLGDRYHTHCDPRLNAEQSLELAFLVAEMLNEAAGVRADEVKANAA, translated from the coding sequence GTGGCTGAGACCTGGACCCCGGAAAGCTGGAAGGCCTTCGAAGCGCGCCACCTGCCGCATTACGAGGATGCGGCCGAGCTGGCCGATGCCGAAAAGACCCTGTCCTCCTATCCGCCGCTCGTGTTCGCGGGCGAGGCGCGGGCGCTTAAGGCTGATCTGGCGGATGTCGCGAACGGCCACGGCTTCCTGCTCCAGGGCGGGGATTGCGCGGAAAGCTTTGCCGAATTCCACCCCAATAACATCCGCGATACCTTCCGCGTGATCCTGCAGATGGCGGTCGTGATGACCTTTGCCAGCAAGCGTCCGGTTGTGAAGGTCGGGCGGATGGCCGGCCAGTTCGCCAAGCCGCGCTCCTCGCCGACCGAGACCATCGGCGATGTCACCCTGCCGAGCTACCTGGGCGACAATATCAACGGGATCGAGTTCGATCCGGTCAGCCGTCGCAATGATCCGGCGCGGATGGTGCGCGCCTATTCGCAGGCTGCCGCGACGCTCAACCTGCTGCGCGCCTTTGCCGGCGGCGGCTATGCCAACCTGCGGCAGGTGCATCAGTGGACGCTCGACTTCATGGGCCGTACCCCGTGGGCCGAGAAGTTCAGCGAGATGGCCGACCGCATCGGCGAAGCGCTCGATTTCATGGAGGCCTGCGGGGTCGATCCCGGCACCGTGCCGCAGTTGAAGGGCACCAGCTTCTACACCAGCCACGAGAGCCTGCTCCTGCCCTACGAGCAGGCGATGACCCGTCGGGATTCGCTCACCGGCGATTGGTATGCGACCAGCGCCCACATGCTGTGGATCGGCGATCGCACCCGCTTCCTCGGCAGCGCGCATATCGAATTCGCGCGCGGGATCGGCAATCCGCTCGGCATGAAGTGCGGGCCGAGCCTCGAGCCGGACGCGCTGCTGCGGCTGCTCGACGACCTCAACCCGAATCGCGAGGCCGGGCGCATCACGCTCATCAGCCGCTACGGCCATGACAAGGTCGAGGACGGCCTGCCCAAGCTGGTGCGCGCGGTGCAGCGCGAAGGGCATCCGGTGGTGTGGAGCTGCGACCCGATGCACGGCAACGTCGTGAAGTCCGATACCGGCTTCAAGACGCGGCCGTTCGACCGCATCCTGCGCGAGGTGAAGGGCTTCTTTGCGGTCCACCGCGCCGAAGGCTCGCATCCCGGCGGCATCCATATCGAGATGACCGGGCAGGACGTGACCGAGTGCGTCGGCGGGGCTGTGGCGATTACCGAGGAGCGTCTTGGCGACCGCTATCACACCCATTGCGACCCGCGCCTCAATGCCGAACAGTCGCTCGAGCTGGCGTTCCTCGTGGCGGAAATGCTCAACGAGGCGGCTGGTGTCCGCGCCGACGAGGTCAAAGCCAACGCCGCGTGA